A DNA window from Candidatus Dependentiae bacterium contains the following coding sequences:
- a CDS encoding SEC-C domain-containing protein: QKKTRIESNNNKTVKHDEEKIGRNDPCPCGSGKKYKKCCGQ, encoded by the coding sequence CAAAAAAAGACAAGAATTGAAAGTAACAATAATAAAACCGTAAAACATGATGAAGAAAAAATTGGACGCAACGATCCATGTCCATGCGGATCCGGCAAAAAATATAAAAAATGCTGCGGTCAATAA